In Myxococcus guangdongensis, one genomic interval encodes:
- a CDS encoding nucleotidyltransferase family protein: MPLSLLDTFRVLASFDPPRGALKGAPWEEYVDWAIAQGLAPLAAYNLEYRLGATAAPEWARDRLLSVYQGSVNDNVMKLVNFKQVVDELEGRKLVLMGSAAFAEALYPHIGFRPVLELQLLMRRMDVDGFAGFLSNHEFKPEADTSHSGATKVVTDGRTAIHLYSDILGPQRREQAAGIIERAKPMKVYGPSMYRADLEDSVLLVCLEHARQGYDVPWLSFIDLRELVTGAKWMGGVYSRPLDVPALLARAADWRLERALYTSLSIIARLFPEAAADATAALPPLRRATRELLDRTVVGPVSTPGRTSALRGLERVRRLLTGQ; encoded by the coding sequence ATGCCGCTCAGCCTGCTCGACACCTTCCGCGTCCTCGCCTCGTTCGACCCACCGCGAGGTGCCCTCAAGGGCGCGCCCTGGGAGGAGTACGTGGACTGGGCCATCGCCCAGGGCCTGGCGCCGCTGGCGGCCTACAACCTGGAGTACCGCCTGGGCGCCACCGCCGCGCCCGAGTGGGCTCGCGACAGGCTGCTCTCCGTCTACCAGGGCTCCGTCAACGACAACGTGATGAAGCTCGTCAACTTCAAGCAGGTCGTCGACGAGCTGGAGGGGCGCAAGCTGGTCCTCATGGGCTCGGCCGCCTTCGCCGAGGCGCTCTATCCGCACATCGGCTTCCGCCCCGTGCTCGAGCTTCAGCTGCTCATGCGCCGCATGGACGTGGACGGCTTCGCCGGCTTCCTCTCCAACCACGAGTTCAAGCCGGAGGCCGACACCTCCCACAGCGGGGCCACCAAGGTCGTCACCGACGGCCGCACCGCCATCCACCTCTACTCCGACATCCTGGGGCCCCAGCGCCGCGAGCAGGCCGCCGGCATCATCGAGCGCGCCAAACCGATGAAGGTCTACGGCCCGTCCATGTACCGGGCCGACCTGGAGGATTCGGTCCTCCTGGTCTGCCTGGAGCACGCGCGTCAGGGGTACGACGTACCCTGGCTGTCCTTCATCGACCTTCGCGAACTCGTCACGGGCGCGAAGTGGATGGGCGGGGTCTACTCGCGGCCGTTGGACGTGCCCGCGCTGCTCGCCCGGGCCGCCGACTGGCGCCTGGAGCGCGCCCTGTACACGTCGCTGTCCATCATCGCCCGCCTCTTCCCGGAGGCCGCGGCCGACGCCACCGCCGCGCTGCCGCCCCTGCGCCGCGCCACCCGTGAGCTCCTGGACCGCACGGTGGTGGGTCCAGTCAGCACCCCCGGCCGGACCTCGGCTCTCAGGGGCTTGGAAAGAGTGCGTCGCCTGCTCACCGGGCAGTGA
- a CDS encoding nucleotidyltransferase domain-containing protein: MTPRPGPSPLVGLLRAWPEPPEVRAPLGTDADTFVRSAVRHGLAGLVAHAVGQAGWQLPSESSALLRRESLAGAARSLQVKALLLKSLEALSREGITPVSLKGYGLALRLYPDPLQRATRDVDLLVSRAEVATAVHQLSSLGLTVRPSRDGRHADVDSHHLELEGKAGLVELHFRALAGWGRALEGDALLARAVEGTVDGQRVRWLRPEDEAVYLALHASHHLLQRLAWLFDLKLLAARGLDWDRVIEGARDTGLPQLVFHGWEVARRLLGAPVPEDVLAALAPAGWRRRLGRRFFSEPRLVATELVHSRPRWMAAKLLLSPEPVAMVRYALRRLDTLLRGPPDR, from the coding sequence ATGACGCCCCGCCCAGGCCCGAGCCCCCTCGTCGGGCTGCTGCGCGCCTGGCCCGAGCCCCCCGAGGTTCGCGCGCCCTTGGGCACCGACGCGGACACCTTCGTGCGCAGCGCCGTCCGTCATGGGCTGGCCGGGCTCGTGGCCCACGCGGTGGGACAGGCGGGGTGGCAGCTCCCCTCGGAGTCGAGCGCGCTGCTGCGTCGGGAGTCCCTCGCTGGCGCGGCCCGCTCGCTGCAGGTCAAGGCGCTGTTACTCAAGAGCCTGGAGGCGCTGTCCCGCGAGGGAATCACGCCGGTGTCCCTCAAGGGCTACGGCCTGGCGCTGAGGCTGTACCCGGACCCGCTCCAGCGCGCCACGCGCGACGTGGACCTGCTCGTGTCCCGCGCCGAGGTGGCGACGGCGGTGCACCAGCTCTCCAGCCTGGGGCTGACGGTGCGCCCGTCGCGCGATGGGCGCCACGCGGACGTGGACTCGCACCACCTGGAGCTGGAGGGCAAGGCGGGGCTGGTGGAGCTGCACTTCCGCGCGCTCGCGGGCTGGGGCAGGGCGCTCGAGGGCGACGCGCTGCTGGCGCGCGCGGTGGAGGGGACGGTGGATGGCCAGCGGGTGCGGTGGCTCCGCCCCGAGGACGAGGCTGTCTACCTGGCCCTCCACGCCAGCCACCACCTGCTGCAGCGCCTGGCGTGGCTGTTCGACCTGAAGCTCCTGGCGGCGCGGGGGCTGGACTGGGACCGCGTCATCGAGGGGGCTCGGGACACGGGGCTGCCCCAGCTCGTCTTCCACGGCTGGGAGGTGGCGAGGCGGCTGTTGGGGGCGCCGGTGCCGGAGGACGTCCTCGCCGCGCTTGCGCCCGCGGGGTGGCGCAGGCGCCTGGGGCGGCGGTTCTTCTCCGAGCCGCGGCTGGTGGCGACCGAGCTGGTGCACAGCCGGCCGCGCTGGATGGCGGCGAAGCTGCTCCTGTCGCCCGAGCCCGTGGCGATGGTCCGCTATGCGCTGCGGCGCCTGGACACCCTGCTGCGCGGCCCGCCCGACAGGTGA
- a CDS encoding MraY family glycosyltransferase yields the protein MITFFVAFLVSLMVALGLTYVVRNQALAWGWLDQANSSRKVHVRPIPRLGGIGIVAGFFAPLCALFLVDSGVGHNFRSHTELVMGLFVGGGVIAALGLYDDLRGANARLKFSVQFAVALGLYALGFRIEVIANPFGPELSLGALSLPFTVLWMVGVVNALNLIDGLDGLAGGVAFFGVSTNFILALSRGDVLLCLLMAALAGAILGFLVFNFNPASIFMGDTGSMFLGFVLAAVSIKTSTKSGTAVAMLVPIMALGLPIMDTLLAVIRRSLLGRPLFSADKEHIHHRVMSRMVLSHRSTVLVLYALCGLFMLTALGLNFANSAQSALLLCGMGVVIAVMMRKLGYLDLGRAGDMQQLRQRNLRLRSVVKQVIGSVRETRSPQEVWSAVRPLADVLGVSRQELRFQQAHDELVEGIVFETERAAGLSLPFERRLEVKDEDQVLGSLLLVWRDGRDAIDRDEELALELVADAIAERAVKFLAVADAEPGRVIALRR from the coding sequence ATGATCACCTTCTTCGTTGCCTTCCTCGTTTCGCTGATGGTCGCCCTGGGGCTCACGTACGTCGTGCGCAATCAGGCGCTGGCGTGGGGGTGGCTCGACCAGGCCAATTCCAGTCGCAAGGTCCACGTGCGGCCCATTCCCCGGCTCGGGGGAATCGGCATCGTCGCGGGCTTCTTCGCGCCCCTGTGCGCGCTGTTCCTGGTGGACTCGGGCGTCGGGCACAACTTCCGCTCCCACACGGAACTGGTGATGGGCTTGTTCGTCGGCGGTGGCGTCATCGCCGCGCTCGGGCTCTACGACGATTTGCGCGGCGCGAACGCGCGGCTGAAGTTCAGCGTGCAGTTCGCGGTGGCGCTCGGCCTGTATGCGCTGGGCTTCCGCATCGAGGTCATCGCCAATCCCTTCGGCCCCGAGCTGAGCTTGGGCGCGCTGAGCCTGCCCTTCACCGTGCTGTGGATGGTGGGCGTAGTCAACGCGCTCAACCTCATCGACGGGCTAGATGGGCTCGCGGGCGGCGTGGCGTTCTTCGGCGTGAGCACCAACTTCATCCTCGCGCTGTCGCGAGGCGACGTGCTGCTGTGCCTGCTGATGGCGGCGCTCGCGGGGGCCATCCTCGGGTTCCTCGTCTTCAACTTCAACCCGGCCTCCATCTTCATGGGGGACACGGGCAGCATGTTCCTGGGCTTCGTGCTCGCGGCCGTCTCCATCAAGACGAGCACCAAGAGCGGCACCGCGGTGGCCATGCTCGTGCCCATCATGGCGCTGGGCCTGCCCATCATGGACACGCTGCTCGCGGTGATTCGCCGCTCGCTGTTGGGCCGGCCCCTGTTCAGCGCGGACAAGGAGCACATCCACCACCGCGTGATGAGCCGCATGGTGCTCAGCCACCGCTCCACCGTGCTGGTGCTGTATGCCCTGTGTGGCCTGTTCATGCTCACCGCGCTGGGCCTGAACTTCGCCAACAGCGCGCAGAGCGCCCTCTTGCTGTGCGGCATGGGCGTGGTCATCGCGGTGATGATGCGCAAGCTGGGCTACCTGGACCTGGGACGCGCCGGGGACATGCAGCAGCTTCGTCAGCGAAACCTCCGGCTGCGCTCGGTGGTGAAGCAGGTCATCGGCTCGGTGCGTGAGACCCGCTCGCCGCAGGAGGTCTGGAGCGCCGTGCGCCCGCTGGCGGACGTGCTGGGCGTGTCGCGCCAGGAGCTGCGCTTCCAGCAGGCCCACGACGAGCTCGTGGAGGGCATCGTCTTCGAGACCGAGCGCGCCGCGGGGCTGTCCCTGCCCTTCGAGCGGAGGCTCGAGGTGAAGGATGAGGACCAGGTGCTCGGCTCGCTGCTGCTCGTCTGGCGCGACGGCCGCGACGCCATCGACCGGGACGAGGAGCTGGCGCTGGAGCTGGTGGCGGACGCCATCGCGGAGCGCGCCGTGAAGTTCCTGGCCGTCGCGGACGCCGAACCCGGGCGCGTCATCGCGCTGCGCCGATGA
- a CDS encoding acyltransferase family protein: MSGELASPRRMDGLDVLRAFAILGVLVFHAPAAVHDAVPYAVRFAFAHGWMGVDLFFVLSGYLVGRQVFATEEGPTLGAQLRTFWLKRWMRTLPLYFVVLALYALKPWTVGTPFVGGGWHYALFLQNFGHPRDFVQSWSLCVEEHFYLVLPLLAFALGGRRWPAWAWLGSVALSVSARWLFSRGLPADVTLSSLDTLAPWSTEMHLDGLGIGVFLAKTAPTWRSWSPRGRMLCGLAGVGVLAATVGHHGAIVTTTNHLWLFAGLAVGFGGVLVGIESLQLPRAPRWAVYQVALLSYGAYLWHGLVLRGVERLDLRLGAWGLDLLAYLALTLGVSWVTYVAVEKPCLKLRDWMLSRGAVPQGVPAP; the protein is encoded by the coding sequence TTGAGTGGCGAGCTCGCGTCCCCGCGGCGCATGGATGGGCTGGATGTGCTGCGGGCCTTCGCCATCCTCGGCGTGCTGGTGTTCCATGCGCCCGCGGCGGTGCATGACGCCGTGCCGTACGCGGTGCGCTTCGCGTTCGCGCACGGGTGGATGGGCGTGGACCTGTTCTTCGTGCTCTCGGGTTACCTCGTGGGTCGGCAGGTCTTCGCCACGGAGGAAGGGCCCACGTTGGGCGCGCAGCTGCGCACCTTCTGGCTGAAGCGCTGGATGCGCACGCTGCCGCTGTACTTCGTGGTGCTCGCGCTCTACGCGCTCAAGCCGTGGACGGTGGGCACGCCGTTCGTTGGAGGCGGCTGGCACTACGCGCTGTTCCTCCAGAACTTCGGGCACCCGCGCGACTTCGTGCAGAGCTGGTCCCTGTGCGTGGAGGAGCACTTCTACCTGGTGCTGCCGCTGCTCGCGTTCGCCCTGGGGGGGCGTCGCTGGCCCGCGTGGGCGTGGCTGGGCTCGGTGGCGTTGAGCGTCTCGGCGCGCTGGCTCTTCTCGCGCGGCCTGCCGGCGGACGTCACCCTGTCGAGCCTGGACACGCTCGCGCCGTGGTCCACCGAGATGCACCTGGACGGGCTGGGCATCGGCGTGTTCCTGGCGAAGACCGCGCCCACGTGGCGGAGCTGGTCGCCGCGCGGACGGATGCTGTGTGGGCTCGCGGGCGTGGGCGTGCTGGCGGCTACGGTGGGGCACCACGGCGCCATCGTGACGACGACGAACCACCTCTGGCTCTTCGCCGGGCTGGCGGTGGGCTTCGGCGGGGTGCTCGTGGGCATCGAGTCGCTCCAGCTCCCTCGCGCCCCGCGCTGGGCCGTGTACCAGGTCGCGCTGTTGTCCTATGGCGCGTATCTCTGGCACGGGCTCGTGCTGCGAGGGGTGGAGCGACTGGACCTCCGCCTGGGCGCGTGGGGGCTGGACCTCCTGGCGTACCTCGCGCTGACGTTGGGCGTTTCGTGGGTGACCTACGTCGCGGTGGAGAAACCCTGCCTCAAGCTGAGGGACTGGATGCTCTCGCGAGGCGCGGTGCCCCAGGGAGTTCCGGCGCCATGA
- a CDS encoding glycosyltransferase — protein MSQPGVTLVIPTYNGARRVEAPLRALLEQTATSDCFDVVVVDNNSKDDTARVVKESAAVAGLRRRGVEVRVVHEARQGLLFARLCGILSAQRDIICFLDDDNVPEPNFIVDGLAHFADASVGVVVSRLYPRYETPPPPSISRREHLLAINHRLGDAVIDFGAGATIAPTIGAGLWLRRTAFLGAVPWQTPEQLMPDRLGNRLLSGGDIELGFLVGKAGHRRIYAPALKVWHLIPPSRFETRYFLRLIVGVVRSEKTLEARYLGRRMGALSRLKNWARLVGAGLASPVLALRGDPVREVLFVLASRWAQALGPYPHLHQSR, from the coding sequence ATGAGTCAACCCGGCGTCACGCTGGTCATCCCCACCTACAACGGCGCTCGCCGAGTGGAAGCCCCTCTGCGAGCACTGCTCGAGCAGACCGCGACGAGCGACTGCTTCGACGTGGTCGTGGTGGACAACAACTCGAAGGACGACACGGCGCGCGTGGTGAAGGAGAGCGCGGCTGTCGCGGGGCTGCGCCGTCGTGGCGTGGAGGTCCGCGTCGTGCACGAGGCGCGGCAGGGGCTGCTCTTCGCGCGACTGTGCGGAATCCTGAGCGCGCAGCGGGACATCATCTGCTTCCTGGATGATGACAACGTCCCGGAGCCGAACTTCATCGTCGATGGACTGGCGCACTTCGCGGATGCCAGTGTCGGCGTGGTGGTCTCACGGCTGTACCCTCGCTACGAGACACCGCCTCCGCCCAGCATCTCCCGGAGGGAGCACCTGCTCGCCATCAATCACCGGCTGGGGGATGCGGTCATCGACTTCGGAGCGGGGGCCACAATCGCCCCCACGATTGGGGCCGGGCTGTGGCTGCGCCGCACGGCCTTCCTGGGTGCGGTTCCCTGGCAGACACCCGAGCAACTCATGCCGGATAGGCTGGGCAACCGACTCCTGAGCGGAGGAGACATCGAGCTGGGGTTCCTGGTCGGCAAGGCAGGACACCGGCGCATCTACGCTCCCGCGTTGAAGGTGTGGCACCTCATCCCGCCCTCCCGGTTCGAGACGCGGTACTTCCTGCGGCTCATCGTCGGCGTGGTGCGCAGCGAGAAGACCCTGGAGGCGCGCTATCTCGGGCGACGCATGGGTGCGCTGTCCCGGCTGAAGAACTGGGCACGACTGGTGGGAGCGGGGCTCGCGAGCCCCGTGCTGGCGCTCCGGGGAGACCCCGTGCGCGAGGTGTTGTTCGTGCTCGCGAGCCGCTGGGCACAAGCGCTGGGCCCCTATCCCCACCTGCATCAGTCACGTTGA
- a CDS encoding acyltransferase family protein translates to MASPPRRTLGECLEGRGNNLDFLRFAAATGVIVSHAFPLGEGLANSTEPLMDFTRGQLSLGLVCVAVFLVISGVLITRSWERRPDARGFLLARTLRIFPGLAVSLLLTAFVLGAVFTTFPLAEYFSSRDTYTFILRNLTLVEPQWTLPGVFEGNVYPAAVNGSLWTLKYEVGFYLLVLGLGVTGLLRKELALVGWCVTAGVSLLHIGRLGFWPNLGLAFGGGLVIYLWRERVRMSPWIAAGCVLVLVATSLLGKGLSIAMGSCGAYLVVYLAFLPSRLASFGRYGDFSYGLYIYAFPMQQVVAALMGGNNPWWWNAALAFLPTLVLAVLSWRLVEAKARFIGGRQPHPAPTFS, encoded by the coding sequence ATGGCGTCCCCACCACGTCGCACCTTGGGTGAGTGTCTGGAAGGCCGGGGGAACAACCTGGACTTCCTCCGCTTCGCGGCGGCCACGGGCGTCATCGTCAGCCATGCATTCCCGTTGGGCGAGGGCCTCGCGAACTCCACCGAGCCCCTGATGGACTTCACGCGTGGGCAGCTCTCGCTCGGGCTGGTCTGCGTGGCGGTGTTCCTGGTCATCAGCGGCGTGCTCATCACCCGGAGCTGGGAGCGCAGACCCGACGCCCGAGGCTTCCTCCTGGCGCGCACGTTGCGAATCTTCCCCGGGCTCGCGGTGTCGCTGCTGCTGACCGCCTTCGTGCTCGGCGCCGTGTTCACCACGTTCCCGCTGGCGGAGTACTTCTCGTCGCGGGACACGTACACGTTCATCCTTCGCAACCTCACCCTGGTCGAGCCGCAATGGACGTTGCCCGGGGTGTTCGAGGGGAACGTGTACCCGGCAGCCGTCAACGGCTCGCTGTGGACGCTGAAGTACGAGGTGGGCTTCTACCTGCTCGTGCTGGGCCTGGGCGTCACGGGATTGTTGCGCAAGGAGCTAGCGCTGGTCGGGTGGTGTGTCACGGCGGGGGTGTCGCTGCTGCACATCGGGCGGCTGGGCTTCTGGCCGAACCTGGGGCTCGCCTTCGGAGGCGGGCTGGTGATCTACCTCTGGCGCGAGCGCGTGAGGATGAGTCCGTGGATTGCCGCGGGCTGTGTGCTCGTGCTCGTGGCCACGTCGCTGCTGGGCAAGGGCCTGTCCATCGCCATGGGCTCTTGTGGCGCGTACCTGGTGGTCTACCTCGCGTTCCTTCCGAGCCGACTCGCGAGCTTCGGGCGCTACGGTGACTTCTCGTACGGGCTCTACATCTACGCTTTTCCCATGCAGCAAGTCGTCGCGGCACTGATGGGCGGCAACAACCCGTGGTGGTGGAACGCGGCCCTGGCGTTCCTCCCCACGCTCGTGCTCGCCGTCCTGTCCTGGCGGCTCGTCGAAGCGAAGGCGCGGTTCATCGGCGGCAGACAGCCCCACCCCGCGCCCACGTTCTCGTAA
- a CDS encoding glycosyltransferase, whose product MSAPGVTVVIPTFNGARRVEAPLHALVAQQAPSGGFEVVVVDNNSSDGTARVVEESASVAELRRRGVDVRVVLESRQGLLFARLCGIHSARREIICFLDDDNLPEPNFIADGLAHFEDAGVGMVVSRIYPRYETPPPPSISRREHLLAINHRMGDALIDFGAEATLAPTIGAGLWMRRSAVLDAVPWRTPERLMPGRLGKRMVSGEDIELGYLLGKAGHRRIYGPTLKVWHVIPSTRFETRYFIRLIMGVVRSERTLEARYLGRRMGALSRLRKCVSLVGAGLASPALALRGDSVREVLFVLASRWAQVQGPYAQLHESR is encoded by the coding sequence ATGAGCGCACCTGGCGTCACGGTGGTCATCCCCACGTTCAACGGAGCCCGGCGCGTGGAGGCGCCGTTGCATGCCCTGGTCGCGCAGCAGGCGCCGAGCGGAGGCTTCGAAGTGGTGGTGGTGGACAACAACTCGTCGGACGGCACGGCGCGCGTGGTGGAAGAGAGCGCGTCCGTCGCGGAGCTGCGTCGCCGAGGCGTGGACGTGCGCGTGGTCCTCGAGTCACGCCAAGGGTTGCTCTTCGCGCGCCTGTGCGGAATCCATAGCGCGCGGCGAGAGATCATCTGCTTCCTGGATGACGACAACCTCCCCGAGCCGAACTTCATCGCCGACGGGCTGGCGCACTTCGAGGACGCGGGCGTCGGCATGGTGGTGTCACGCATCTATCCTCGGTACGAGACGCCACCACCGCCGAGCATCTCGCGGCGCGAGCACCTGCTGGCCATCAACCACCGGATGGGGGATGCGCTCATTGATTTCGGTGCAGAGGCGACGCTCGCGCCGACGATTGGCGCGGGATTGTGGATGCGACGCTCGGCCGTTCTCGATGCGGTCCCCTGGCGAACGCCCGAGCGGCTCATGCCGGGCCGGCTGGGGAAGCGGATGGTGAGTGGGGAGGACATCGAGCTGGGATATCTGCTCGGCAAGGCGGGCCACCGGCGCATCTACGGGCCCACGCTGAAGGTGTGGCATGTCATCCCAAGCACCCGCTTCGAGACGCGCTACTTCATCCGCCTCATCATGGGCGTGGTGCGCAGCGAGAGGACGCTCGAGGCGCGCTACCTGGGGCGCCGCATGGGAGCGCTCTCCCGGCTGAGGAAGTGCGTGAGCCTGGTCGGGGCGGGACTCGCGAGTCCCGCGCTGGCGCTCCGGGGGGACTCGGTTCGAGAGGTGTTGTTCGTGCTGGCGAGCCGCTGGGCACAGGTGCAGGGCCCGTATGCGCAGTTGCACGAGTCGCGCTGA